Proteins from one Salmo salar chromosome ssa07, Ssal_v3.1, whole genome shotgun sequence genomic window:
- the LOC106609585 gene encoding 4-galactosyl-N-acetylglucosaminide 3-alpha-L-fucosyltransferase 9-like isoform X2 produces the protein MSTPASQGVLRPVLIGCFLVACFVGIFFIYYKPQIKFLSCPTDQASHEGKAGCSPCPQVSMAGSHTGQKTHHAQTAIQADDDGVTDTIILIWMWPFGQAFDINSCAYFNIKGCHLTVDKNLYSKAHGVIFHHKDIHGDLKNMPQEQRPWFQKWVWWNGESPANTNRIPGVDHLFNLTASYRLDSDIKVPYGLLVEVTSEDKIFELPKKDKLVCWVVSNWNPNYKRVQVFNELSRHVKVEAYGRHFSRYLENGDYSKMLSSCKFYLAFENSIYKDYATEKLFNAMKLGAVPVVLGPSRDNYEQFIPGDSFIHVDDFSSTEELAKKLLFLGQNEEEYMRYFTWRKNFNVQQGYFGLEHACRSCDYIRRNKGYKTFNNLNKWFWG, from the coding sequence ATGTCCACTCCGGCCTCTCAGGGGGTTCTACGGCCTGTTCTGATTGGCTGTTTTTTAGTGGCATGCTTCGTGGGAATATTCTTCATTTACTACAAACCCCAGATCAAGTTCCTTTCATGCCCTACTGACCAGGCATCCCACGAGGGGAAGGCTGGTTGTTCTCCTTGCCCTCAAGTAAGTATGGCAGGGAGCCACACGGGGCAAAAAACACACCATGCCCAGACAGCCATTCAGGCCGATGATGACGGAGTCACAGACACTATCATTTTAATCTGGATGTGGCCATTTGGTCAGGCCTTTGACATAAACTCTTGTGCCTACTTTAACATCAAAGGCTGTCACCTAACAGTGGATAAAAACCTTTACAGCAAGGCGCACGGTGTCATATTCCACCATAAAGACATCCATGGAGACCTGAAGAACATGCCCCAAGAGCAACGTCCATGGTTCCAGAAATGGGTGTGGTGGAATGGAGAATCACCGGCTAACACAAACAGGATTCCTGGTGTTGACCACTTGTTCAATTTGACTGCGAGTTATCGACTGGATTCTGATATCAAGGTTCCATATGGGTTGCTTGTCGAGGTAACCAGTGAGGATAAAATCTTTGAGCTGCCCAAGAAGGACAAATTAGTCTGTTGGGTAGTGAGCAACTGGAACCCAAACTACAAGAGGGTACAGGTGTTCAACGAGCTCAGTAGGCATGTCAAAGTAGAGGCCTATGGGAGACATTTTAGTAGATACCTAGAAAACGGAGACTACTCGAAGATGCTGTCCAGCTGTAAATTCTACCTGGCGTTTGAAAACTCCATCTACAAAGACTATGCTACAGAGAAGCTGTTCAACGCTATGAAGTTGGGAGCAGTGCCCGTTGTTCTAGGTCCATCCAGGGACAACTACGAACAATTTATCCCAGGGGACTCTTTCATCCATGTGGATGATTTCTCCTCTACAGAGGAGCTGGCAAAGAAGCTTCTCTTTCTCGGCCAGAACGAGGAAGAATACATGAGGTACTTCACCTGGCGAAAGAACTTTAATGTTCAACAAGGGTATTTTGGACTTGAGCACGCCTGTCGCTCATGTGATTACATTCGAAGAAATAAAGGATACAAAACTTTTAATAATCTAAATAAATGGTTTTGGGGCTAA